Within the Flavobacterium sp. CG_23.5 genome, the region ACAATCCCTATTATATACGGTGAATCCATTTCGAAGAAAGTGATTACGATTTTGACCATTTCAACCATTTTTCCCGTTTATATTTTGATTGAAATTTACGATGTAGGGTATATGGATATTTATTTTTACTCTTGTCTTATCATCTTAATTTTCTTCTTGTTGTATTTATCGAAATCCAATACAAAAGCACAATTTCTATTGCTTCATAATGTTTTAAAATTCATTATTGTAGCTGGTGTATTTTGTATTGTACTGATCAATCCAAGTGTGTTATGGCATGGAAAGAGATTATTGTTGATGGTTTAGGTTTTTCTTCTAAAAATCATAAAAAAGGTTGAAAATAGTTTCATCAAAAAATCTCCTACTTTCTCCATTTGGTTAGCCCCGATTAAAACGGCATCCTTTTTCTTTTTTCCTTTAAAAAGAAAAAGATACAGTGGAAAGCGGGAAATAGCTACAAAAAACCAAACCAACACTCCTTAATCAGCTTATTAATTAGATAGTTAGCGTTTTCTAATTGTCAAAAATCGTTTGTCAAGTATATAAATACTATCTTTGCGCAAATTATTGGAATATTATGAATAACAAGGAGGGCAATAATAAGAAAAGTGGACCTAGAGCAAATAGCTCAAGACCCAGTTCGAATAAGCCAAAACCTGCCATGCAGAAGCGCGCTCAAGGGCCAAAAAAAGTTAAAGTAAATACTAAAGTTGCCGAAGTTGCTACTGATAAAGTAGAGAAAAAACCAAATCAGGCTCCGAAGAGACCAAAAGTAAAAGACGAAATTCGTTTAAATAAATATATTGCTAATTCAGGTGCGTGCTCGCGTCGTGATGCAGATATTTACATTCAATCCGGGACTGTAAAAGTAAACGGAATTCCTGTTACCGAAATGGGATATATGGTAAAACCGGGTGATGTAGTGAATTTTGACGGATCAACTTTGACACCGGAGAAAAAAGTTTACATCTTACTGAACAAACCAAAAAACTTTACGACTGCCATGGACGAAGGTCAGGAATATCGTAATGTAATGGAATTAGTTAAAGGTTCTACTACTGCAAAAATTGGTGCTGTAGGAAGAATGGATAAAAATACAACTGGTTTGTTATTGTTCACAAACGATACGGATATGATCCGTAAGTTTACTTTACCAAGTCAAAAATCATCTAAAATATACCAAGTTTCACTGGATAAAAACTTGAAATTTGAAGATTTAGAGAAAATCAACAAAGGTTTAACGCTTGACGGACACCGCGTTTTTGTGGAAGATGTAAGTTATATTGATGGTGAAGCGAAAAGTGAAATTGGATTGCAATTAAGATCGTCTAACGTAAAAGTGGTTCGAAATATTTTTGAACATTTTAGTTATGATGTTTTAAGAATTGACAGGGTTTCTTTTGCTGGATTGACAAAGAAAAATTTACCGAGAGGGAATTGGAGATTGTTAACGGAGCAAGAAATTATCAACTTGAAGAACGTTTAATATTTCTTTGAAATTATATATTAAATCCCATTCCACTTCACGTGAAATGGGATTTTTTTAATTAAAAATACAAACTACCACCATGACACCAGAAAAATTACAATCAATTGCTTTTAAATGGTTTGAAACTTTTAACAACAAAGAATTAGAAAAACTATTGTCATTATATGACGATGATGCCGTGCATTTTAGTCCAAAACTAAAAATCCATAAGCCCGAAACAAATGGATTTGTTGCGGGAAAACAAGCCTTACGAGACTGGTGGAAAGATGCTTTTGAACGATTACCAACTTTAAACTACAAAGTGACTTCGCTTACCGCAAATGGCGATCGCGTTTTTATGGAATACATAAGAACCGTGGACGGAGAGGCTGAAATGCTTGTTGCCGAAGTACTTGATATCAAAGAAAATAAGATAATTGCTTCCCGAGTATATCACGGTTAAAATTCCTTTTTTTTAATTCTTTTTTAATAGATTGGAGAAAAATAAAACTTCAAAATCCCATTTGGTTTAGAACAAATGGGATTTTTTTATACGCTGGATTCAAGTTAAAAACCATCTACTTTTAAATATCCATTTTTACTCGTAAATTAGCAGACATTGATTAACAATCAATCTCCATAAAAACAATGCGACAATTTCGATACAAAATACTTGTTTTCATATTTTTCTTTGCTTTGAGTTGCCAACAAAATTCTCAAAAGAAAACAGTTGTTAAAACTGTTAAACAAAGCCCGACTGTAATTTCTAATTCGGACTCTCTAACGATTGACTTAGTCGCTTTACAAAAGCAAGGCAAATTTCAACAGACAAGTATAATAACTGTTTATGATGACCCTGTGTACCACAGCACCAAGCATTACAATACAGTTCCTTTACCAGAATTATTAAAAACCTATACCTCTATAAAAAACTTAAAGGCGGACCAGTATCAGATAATTTTTGAATGTGAAGATGGATATAAACCGATGATGTCTTTGAAAAAATTTATTTCGGCTAAATCGTTTATTGCAGTTAGTGACGTGGATGCACCAGAAGGGAAATTATGGGCGGAAATTATTAAAGACGGACATCGAATGAAAGCCGCGCCTTTCTATTTAATTTACCAAGGGATATCGACAAAAGACACTGATTTCAAATGGCCCTATAACCTTATCAAAATCCATCTTGTCGCTAACAGTCAAAATGTTTCATTATTATTTCCAAAAGAAGACAAAAAAGCTCAAATAGGATTTGAATTATTCGAAAAAAACTGCGTCACTTGTCACGCCATAAATAAAATTGGTGGAAATATGGGACCGGAATTAAATTACCCTAAAAGTGTCACCGAATATTGGGACAAAAAACAATTAAAAGACTTCATTAAGAATCCGGCCTCTTTTAGAAACGGGGTTAAAATGCCCACTTTACCGAATCTAAAAGAGAAAGAAATCGATGATATTATTTACTACTTAAATTACATGGCTGATCATAAACTAAAAAATGAAAATTGAAATTCAAAAATAGTGCATTACTAAAAATTTAGAATAAAAAAGACTCTAAAGTATTACAAAATTAATCACCTCAAATCCATTTATTATAGATAAATTAGCTACAACTATTTAATAATCAACTAATATGAAAAAATTAACCGCTATTCTTATTACAATCACTTGTTCGTTTTTACTGGTCAATTGCAAATCCGACAACAAAAAAGAAGATTTTACCGCTTTGACAAAAAATTATTTTGACGACAAAAATGTGCTAGACCCATTGGGTGCAACTCAAAATGGTCAAAACGAATATAACGATCAGTTACAATTTGATATGACGGATGGATATCGAAATTCTCAAGCCGCATTTTTTGATAAATATCAAAAAGCAATTCAAACTATTGACACTACCAAGTTATCCGAAGAAGAAAAAAATAGCTATCAAATCATAAAATGGTAAGTTGAAATAGGCAAAAACATGCTAAAATATCCCACCAACTTAATGCCATTTAATCAAATGTATGGAACACAACTGACTATAGGGCAATTTGCGGGAGGCTCTAGTGCTCAACCATTCAAAACTGAAAAAGATTATACTAATTTCTTAAAAAGAATCGATAAATATGCTGTTTGGATAGATTCGGCAATGGTCTATATGAAAAAAGGGATGGCTAAAGGAGTTGTTATGCCAAAAGCTCTGACCCTAAAAATAATTCCACAATTCGCAGAAATGCCAACCGCAAAAATAGAAGATAATCTTTTTTATTCGTCTATAAAATTGATGCCAGCTTCTTTTTCAGATGGAGTTAAAAAAGATTTGACGGCAAAATACACGGCAGAAATCAACAACAAATTGATTCCTCAATACAAAAAAATGGCGGAATTCTTGACCAAGGAATATCTTCCTGCATCAAGAACAACTAGCGGAATAGGGAGTTTGCCTTTTGGAAAAGAATTATACGCTACTTATGCAAAACAAATGACGACTACTGAAATGACTCCTGAACAAATCCATGAATTAGGACTTAAGGAAGTTGCGCGTATAAAAATAGAAATGGAAAAAGTAAAAAACCAAGTTGGCTTTAAAGGTTCACTACAAGAATTTTTCGTCGAAGTAAGAAATAAAAAAGAACTAAAACCTTTCAAAAGACCACAAGAAGTAATTGCAAATTTCCAAAGCATTTATGAAAGAATAAAACCAAACGTAAATAAATTATTTTCGTTACAACCCCAAACAAAATTTGAAATTAGAAGAACCGAAGCTTTTAGAGAAAAATCAGCCTCTGCAGAATACAATCAAGGCTCAGCCGATGGAACGCGCCCCGGAATTTTTTATGTACCTATTCCTGATGTGCTAAATTATAATGTCTATGCCGCAGAAGATCTATTCTTACACGAAGCCATTCCTGGCCATCATTTCCAAATTTCGCTGCAACAAGAAAATAAATCATTGCCTGATTTTAGAAAATTCAATTTTTTTAGCGCTTATGGCGAAGGCTGGGCTTTATACACAGAAAGTTTAGGAAAAGAACTGGGTTTATACCAAGATCCGTATCAATATTTTGGGATGTTAGGTAATGAAATCCACCGTGCTATCCGTTTAGTAGTTGACACAGGATTACATAGCAAAGGATGGACGAGAGAACAAGCTATCAAATACTCATTGGAAAATGAAGCCGAAAATGAGGCAAGTATCACAACGTCCATAGAGCGCTATATGGCGATTCCGGGACAAGCTTTATCATATAAAATTGGCCAATTGAAGATTATGGAACTTCGCAAGAAAGCGGAGAATAAAATGGGAGCCAAATTTGATATTAAGAAATTCCATGAAAAAGTATTAGAATCTGGCAATATGCCACTGACATTATTAGAAAAAAAGATTAATGCTTGGATAGACGAGAAATAATTTCCAGTCATTTGTATCAAAAAAGCTTTCGCCGCGGCGGAAGCTTTTCTGCTTTAAAACTACTCCACAAAAAGGCAAACTATATTTTCAAGAATGTTTTACTAATTTTATTTAATTTGGAATTTCTTACAGATTGTTTGTAAGAATTTATACAACTAATCAACCACGTTTTATTTCTATTCTCAAAGTAAGAAAATTATACCATTTATAATTAATTTAGTGTATTTCATCGATTAAATTTGGCACTTTAGCGACTATATTTGTAAATTTGCTCAACAATTGAAAGAATTGTACTATCTAAATATTTCAAAAAAAGAATATTGTAATCGTAGCTTTCACATAAAAAATATTGCAAACCTAAAACCATAAATCATGAAAGATTTAACATTAATATTAGTCTTCTTCGTTGTCTTGTATGTGGGGCTAACATGCTCCTAAATTAAAAACAACCATCGAAATACCGGTAAACAAATTAACATTATGTTTTATGATTTGTATTGGTCGTGTCTGTAAGAAATTCAAAATTTGAAGAAAAGCTAGAAGACGAATAATTTAGAATATTAATTATATTGTTTTTCTATTTTTTACTATAAACATTCCGAATAGCTTTTGCCTTTAGATAATATAAGTGTCGCTATCTTTTATATTAACTCAGTAATTTATAAAAACGTAAACCCAGACTTGCTCTGGTTTTTTTATACTCAAATTTTGAGTAATCCCAGAAACCAAATAGTATAAAATAAAAAAAGCTTCTCGATTGAGAAGCTTTTTTTGTGCGGATAATAGGACTCGAACCTACACGCCTTGCGGCACCAGATCCTAAGTCTGGCATGTCTACCAATTTCACCATATCCGCGCAATTGTGGGTGCAAATATAAACATATCTTCCAACTTTCAAAGCAATTTATTGAAAAA harbors:
- a CDS encoding pseudouridine synthase, coding for MNNKEGNNKKSGPRANSSRPSSNKPKPAMQKRAQGPKKVKVNTKVAEVATDKVEKKPNQAPKRPKVKDEIRLNKYIANSGACSRRDADIYIQSGTVKVNGIPVTEMGYMVKPGDVVNFDGSTLTPEKKVYILLNKPKNFTTAMDEGQEYRNVMELVKGSTTAKIGAVGRMDKNTTGLLLFTNDTDMIRKFTLPSQKSSKIYQVSLDKNLKFEDLEKINKGLTLDGHRVFVEDVSYIDGEAKSEIGLQLRSSNVKVVRNIFEHFSYDVLRIDRVSFAGLTKKNLPRGNWRLLTEQEIINLKNV
- a CDS encoding nuclear transport factor 2 family protein; this encodes MTPEKLQSIAFKWFETFNNKELEKLLSLYDDDAVHFSPKLKIHKPETNGFVAGKQALRDWWKDAFERLPTLNYKVTSLTANGDRVFMEYIRTVDGEAEMLVAEVLDIKENKIIASRVYHG
- a CDS encoding c-type cytochrome, which gives rise to MRQFRYKILVFIFFFALSCQQNSQKKTVVKTVKQSPTVISNSDSLTIDLVALQKQGKFQQTSIITVYDDPVYHSTKHYNTVPLPELLKTYTSIKNLKADQYQIIFECEDGYKPMMSLKKFISAKSFIAVSDVDAPEGKLWAEIIKDGHRMKAAPFYLIYQGISTKDTDFKWPYNLIKIHLVANSQNVSLLFPKEDKKAQIGFELFEKNCVTCHAINKIGGNMGPELNYPKSVTEYWDKKQLKDFIKNPASFRNGVKMPTLPNLKEKEIDDIIYYLNYMADHKLKNEN
- a CDS encoding DUF885 domain-containing protein; its protein translation is MLKYPTNLMPFNQMYGTQLTIGQFAGGSSAQPFKTEKDYTNFLKRIDKYAVWIDSAMVYMKKGMAKGVVMPKALTLKIIPQFAEMPTAKIEDNLFYSSIKLMPASFSDGVKKDLTAKYTAEINNKLIPQYKKMAEFLTKEYLPASRTTSGIGSLPFGKELYATYAKQMTTTEMTPEQIHELGLKEVARIKIEMEKVKNQVGFKGSLQEFFVEVRNKKELKPFKRPQEVIANFQSIYERIKPNVNKLFSLQPQTKFEIRRTEAFREKSASAEYNQGSADGTRPGIFYVPIPDVLNYNVYAAEDLFLHEAIPGHHFQISLQQENKSLPDFRKFNFFSAYGEGWALYTESLGKELGLYQDPYQYFGMLGNEIHRAIRLVVDTGLHSKGWTREQAIKYSLENEAENEASITTSIERYMAIPGQALSYKIGQLKIMELRKKAENKMGAKFDIKKFHEKVLESGNMPLTLLEKKINAWIDEK